A window of Cheilinus undulatus linkage group 1, ASM1832078v1, whole genome shotgun sequence contains these coding sequences:
- the polr2l gene encoding DNA-directed RNA polymerases I, II, and III subunit RPABC5, which produces MIIPVRCFTCGKIVGNKWEAYLGLLQAEYTEGDALDALGLKRYCCRRMLLSHVDLIEKLLNYAPLEK; this is translated from the exons ATGATCATCCCTGTCCGCTGCTTCACGTGTGGGAAGATTGTGGGTAACAAATGGGAAGCATACCTCGGGCTACTTCAAGCAGAGTATACTGAAGG TGATGCTCTTGATGCCCTGGGCCTGAAGAGATACTGTTGCCGGAGGATGCTCCTGTCTCACGTGGATCTTATAGAGAAATTGTTGAATTACGCTCCCCTGGAGAAGTGA